The Xiphophorus hellerii strain 12219 chromosome 5, Xiphophorus_hellerii-4.1, whole genome shotgun sequence genome window below encodes:
- the rhot1b gene encoding mitochondrial Rho GTPase 1b isoform X1 has protein sequence MRKDVRILLVGEPKVGKTSLIMSLVSEEFPEVVPYRVEEITIPADVTPERVPTHIVDYSEAEQTDEQLFQEISKANVICIVYAVNNKTSIEKVTNHWIPLITENTDKDSRVPLILVGNKSDLVEHSSMETILPIMNQYSEIETCVECSAKNLKNISELFYYAQKAVLHPTGPLYCPEKKDMKPLCVKALIRIFKVSDLDNDGILNDNELNFFQRVCFNSPLEPQALEDVKNVVRKNLIDGVQHNGLTLKGFLFLHTLFIQRGRHETTWTVLRRFGYDDDLELNQDYLFPPLKIPPDCTTELNHNAYLFLQSVFDKHDKDRDCALSPDELRDLFDVFPYMPWGPDVNNTVCTNDQGWITYQGYLSQWTLTTYLDVQRCLEYLGYLGYSIIAEQESQTAGITATRAKKIDLQKKQTQRNVFRCNVFGDMSSGKSGFLQAFLGRNLVRQKMIKEEHRSYYAISTTYVYGQEKYLLLHEVFPDFDYLTDADMACDIVCLVYDVSNPYSFEYCAKVFKQYFMDSKTPCMMIAAKSDLPEVKQMYGCSPLEFCRRHKMPPPQSFTCNTAAEPNREIYTKLTTMAMYPHARLRCMCTCNRCTFCLCQNLLNSELLQTVRAKLYAVVLRRHIIQEDLTSSTFWLRASVGATVFAVLGFAVYRLLLKTR, from the exons AGGCGGAGCAGACAGACGAGCAGTTGTTTCAGGAGATCTCTAAG GCAAATGTGATTTGCATCGTCTACGCTGTCAACAACAAGACATCCATCGAGAAG GTGACAAACCACTGGATTCCTCTCATCACCGAGAACACAGACAAGGATAGCAG AGTTCCTCTTATCCTGGTGGGGAACAAGTCAGACCTGGTGGAACACAGCAGCATGGAGACCATTCTGCCCATTATGAACCAGTACAGTGAAATAGAGACATGTGTTGAG TGTTCGGCAAAGAACCTGAAGAACATCTCTGAGCTGTTCTACTATGCCCAAAAGGCAGTCCTCCATCCCACAGGTCCCCTCTACTGTCCTGAGAAAAAAGAC ATGAAGCCTCTTTGTGTAAAAGCGCTGATCCGAATCTTCAAAGTGTCGGATTTGGACAATGATGGAATCCTCAATGATAATGAGCTCAACTTCTTCCAG CGAGTGTGCTTCAACAGCCCGTTGGAGCCTCAGGCATTGGAGGACGTGAAAAACGTGGTCAGGAAGAATTTGATTGATGGAGTGCAGCATAATGGACTCACTCTAAAAG GCTTCCTGTTTCTGCACACGCTGTTTATTCAGCGCGGTCGTCATGAAACGACCTGGACAGTTCTTAGGAGGTTCGGGTACGATGACGACTTGGAGTTAAATCAGGACTATCTCTTCCCCCC GCTGAAAATTCCTCCTGACTGCACCACAGAGCTCAATCACAATGCCTACCTCTTCCTGCAGAGCGTCTTTGACAAACATGACAAG GATCGTGACTGTGCCTTGTCGCCTGATGAGCTGAGGGACTTGTTTGACGTTTTCCCCTACATGCCCTGGGGTCCAGATGTCAACAACACTGTTTGCACCAATGACCAAGGCTGGATCACCTACCAGGGCTACCTCTCACAGTGGAC GTTAACAACTTATTTGGATGTCCAGCGATGTCTGGAGTATTTAGGCTACCTTGGCTACTCAATAATTGCTGAGCAGGAGTCCCAAACAGCAGGAATTACAG CGACCAGAGCTAAGAAGATTGACCTGCAGAAGAAACAGACTCAGCGCAACGTCTTCCGCTGCAACGTGTTTGGAGACATGAGCAGCGGGAAGAGCGGCTTCCTGCAGGCCTTCTTGGGTAGAAACCTCGTG CGACAGAAGATGATTAAAGAGGAGCATAGATCCTACTACGCCATCAGCACAACATATGTTTACGGTCAGGAAAAATACCTTCTG CTTCATGAGGTATTCCCAGACTTCGACTACCTGACTGATGCAGATATGGCCTGCGACATTGTCTGTCTGGTGTATGACGTCAGCAACCCCTACTCATTTGAATACTGCGCCAAAGTCTTTAAG CAATACTTCATGGACAGCAAGACTCCATGCATGATGATCGCAGCGAAGTCGGACTTACCCGAGGTTAAGCAGATGTACGGCTGCAGCCCTCTGGAGTTCTGCAGGAGGCACAAGATGCCGCCTCCGCAGTCCTTCACCTGTAACACGGCAGCTGAACCAAACAGAGAAATCTACACCAAGCTAACCACGATGGCCATGTACCC CCACGCCCGGCTGCGCTGCATGTGCACCTGCAACCGGTGCACGTTCTGCTTGTGTCAGAACCTCCTGAACTCTGAGCTGCTGCAGACCGTCAGGGCCAAACTCTACGCTGTCGTGCTCAGAAG GCATATAATCCAAGAAGACCTGACAAGCTCCACCTTCTGGCTGAGAGCAAGTGTCGGGGCCACCGTGTTTGCAGTACTGGGCTTCGCCGTATACAGATTACTGCTGAAGACACGGTGA
- the rhot1b gene encoding mitochondrial Rho GTPase 1b isoform X2 — translation MRKDVRILLVGEPKVGKTSLIMSLVSEEFPEVVPYRVEEITIPADVTPERVPTHIVDYSEAEQTDEQLFQEISKANVICIVYAVNNKTSIEKVTNHWIPLITENTDKDSRVPLILVGNKSDLVEHSSMETILPIMNQYSEIETCVECSAKNLKNISELFYYAQKAVLHPTGPLYCPEKKDMKPLCVKALIRIFKVSDLDNDGILNDNELNFFQRVCFNSPLEPQALEDVKNVVRKNLIDGVQHNGLTLKGFLFLHTLFIQRGRHETTWTVLRRFGYDDDLELNQDYLFPPLKIPPDCTTELNHNAYLFLQSVFDKHDKDRDCALSPDELRDLFDVFPYMPWGPDVNNTVCTNDQGWITYQGYLSQWTLTTYLDVQRCLEYLGYLGYSIIAEQESQTAGITATRAKKIDLQKKQTQRNVFRCNVFGDMSSGKSGFLQAFLGRNLVRQKMIKEEHRSYYAISTTYVYGQEKYLLLHEVFPDFDYLTDADMACDIVCLVYDVSNPYSFEYCAKVFKQYFMDSKTPCMMIAAKSDLPEVKQMYGCSPLEFCRRHKMPPPQSFTCNTAAEPNREIYTKLTTMAMYPHIIQEDLTSSTFWLRASVGATVFAVLGFAVYRLLLKTR, via the exons AGGCGGAGCAGACAGACGAGCAGTTGTTTCAGGAGATCTCTAAG GCAAATGTGATTTGCATCGTCTACGCTGTCAACAACAAGACATCCATCGAGAAG GTGACAAACCACTGGATTCCTCTCATCACCGAGAACACAGACAAGGATAGCAG AGTTCCTCTTATCCTGGTGGGGAACAAGTCAGACCTGGTGGAACACAGCAGCATGGAGACCATTCTGCCCATTATGAACCAGTACAGTGAAATAGAGACATGTGTTGAG TGTTCGGCAAAGAACCTGAAGAACATCTCTGAGCTGTTCTACTATGCCCAAAAGGCAGTCCTCCATCCCACAGGTCCCCTCTACTGTCCTGAGAAAAAAGAC ATGAAGCCTCTTTGTGTAAAAGCGCTGATCCGAATCTTCAAAGTGTCGGATTTGGACAATGATGGAATCCTCAATGATAATGAGCTCAACTTCTTCCAG CGAGTGTGCTTCAACAGCCCGTTGGAGCCTCAGGCATTGGAGGACGTGAAAAACGTGGTCAGGAAGAATTTGATTGATGGAGTGCAGCATAATGGACTCACTCTAAAAG GCTTCCTGTTTCTGCACACGCTGTTTATTCAGCGCGGTCGTCATGAAACGACCTGGACAGTTCTTAGGAGGTTCGGGTACGATGACGACTTGGAGTTAAATCAGGACTATCTCTTCCCCCC GCTGAAAATTCCTCCTGACTGCACCACAGAGCTCAATCACAATGCCTACCTCTTCCTGCAGAGCGTCTTTGACAAACATGACAAG GATCGTGACTGTGCCTTGTCGCCTGATGAGCTGAGGGACTTGTTTGACGTTTTCCCCTACATGCCCTGGGGTCCAGATGTCAACAACACTGTTTGCACCAATGACCAAGGCTGGATCACCTACCAGGGCTACCTCTCACAGTGGAC GTTAACAACTTATTTGGATGTCCAGCGATGTCTGGAGTATTTAGGCTACCTTGGCTACTCAATAATTGCTGAGCAGGAGTCCCAAACAGCAGGAATTACAG CGACCAGAGCTAAGAAGATTGACCTGCAGAAGAAACAGACTCAGCGCAACGTCTTCCGCTGCAACGTGTTTGGAGACATGAGCAGCGGGAAGAGCGGCTTCCTGCAGGCCTTCTTGGGTAGAAACCTCGTG CGACAGAAGATGATTAAAGAGGAGCATAGATCCTACTACGCCATCAGCACAACATATGTTTACGGTCAGGAAAAATACCTTCTG CTTCATGAGGTATTCCCAGACTTCGACTACCTGACTGATGCAGATATGGCCTGCGACATTGTCTGTCTGGTGTATGACGTCAGCAACCCCTACTCATTTGAATACTGCGCCAAAGTCTTTAAG CAATACTTCATGGACAGCAAGACTCCATGCATGATGATCGCAGCGAAGTCGGACTTACCCGAGGTTAAGCAGATGTACGGCTGCAGCCCTCTGGAGTTCTGCAGGAGGCACAAGATGCCGCCTCCGCAGTCCTTCACCTGTAACACGGCAGCTGAACCAAACAGAGAAATCTACACCAAGCTAACCACGATGGCCATGTACCC GCATATAATCCAAGAAGACCTGACAAGCTCCACCTTCTGGCTGAGAGCAAGTGTCGGGGCCACCGTGTTTGCAGTACTGGGCTTCGCCGTATACAGATTACTGCTGAAGACACGGTGA